A single window of Gossypium hirsutum isolate 1008001.06 chromosome A10, Gossypium_hirsutum_v2.1, whole genome shotgun sequence DNA harbors:
- the LOC107910677 gene encoding importin beta-like protein KAP120 isoform X5 codes for MTEVAEERYSAPSVARSSLFKTLSIEKAVIRGLLLSTLDDPNRKLCTATSMAVAAIAVYEWPESWPDLLLFLLKLIGDQTSMNEGVEKERGCNSTR; via the exons ATGACAGAAGTAGCAG AAGAAAGGTATTCAGCTCCTTCTGTTGCAAGGTCTTCCTTGTTTAAAACTCTGTCAATTGAAAAG GCAGTTATCCGCGGACTACTTTTATCAACTTTGGATGATCCTAATAGAAAACTTTGCACAGCAACCAGTATGGCTGTAGCAGCTATTGCAGTCTACGAGTGGCCAGAAAGTTGGCCAGACTTGCTGCTGTTCCTCCTAAAGTTGATTGGTGATCAAACTAGCATGAATGAAG GAGTTGAGAAGGAAAGAGGATGCAATAGCACGAG GTGA
- the LOC107910677 gene encoding uncharacterized protein isoform X1 → MDLEIENRIAAILLKEATELKRQAGNEGVHVYLQQPKVREVAEERYSAPSVARSSLFKTLSIEKAVIRGLLLSTLDDPNRKLCTATSMAVAAIAVYEWPESWPDLLLFLLKLIGDQTSMNEGVEKERGCNSTR, encoded by the exons ATGGATTtggaaattgaaaatagaatAGCAGCTATTCTCTTAAAAGAGGCAACCGAATTGAAACGGCAAGCGGGCAACGAAGGTGTTCATGTTTATCTTCAGCAGCCAAAAGTAAGAG AAGTAGCAG AAGAAAGGTATTCAGCTCCTTCTGTTGCAAGGTCTTCCTTGTTTAAAACTCTGTCAATTGAAAAG GCAGTTATCCGCGGACTACTTTTATCAACTTTGGATGATCCTAATAGAAAACTTTGCACAGCAACCAGTATGGCTGTAGCAGCTATTGCAGTCTACGAGTGGCCAGAAAGTTGGCCAGACTTGCTGCTGTTCCTCCTAAAGTTGATTGGTGATCAAACTAGCATGAATGAAG GAGTTGAGAAGGAAAGAGGATGCAATAGCACGAG GTGA
- the LOC107910677 gene encoding importin-9 isoform X3 has protein sequence MDLEIENRIAAILLKEATELKRQAGNEGVHVYLQQPKVRVIRGLLLSTLDDPNRKLCTATSMAVAAIAVYEWPESWPDLLLFLLKLIGDQTSMNEGVEKERGCNSTR, from the exons ATGGATTtggaaattgaaaatagaatAGCAGCTATTCTCTTAAAAGAGGCAACCGAATTGAAACGGCAAGCGGGCAACGAAGGTGTTCATGTTTATCTTCAGCAGCCAAAAGTAAGAG TTATCCGCGGACTACTTTTATCAACTTTGGATGATCCTAATAGAAAACTTTGCACAGCAACCAGTATGGCTGTAGCAGCTATTGCAGTCTACGAGTGGCCAGAAAGTTGGCCAGACTTGCTGCTGTTCCTCCTAAAGTTGATTGGTGATCAAACTAGCATGAATGAAG GAGTTGAGAAGGAAAGAGGATGCAATAGCACGAG GTGA
- the LOC107910677 gene encoding importin beta-like protein KAP120 isoform X4: MEVIFVHEERYSAPSVARSSLFKTLSIEKAVIRGLLLSTLDDPNRKLCTATSMAVAAIAVYEWPESWPDLLLFLLKLIGDQTSMNEGVEKERGCNSTR; encoded by the exons ATGGAAGTGATATTCGTCCATG AAGAAAGGTATTCAGCTCCTTCTGTTGCAAGGTCTTCCTTGTTTAAAACTCTGTCAATTGAAAAG GCAGTTATCCGCGGACTACTTTTATCAACTTTGGATGATCCTAATAGAAAACTTTGCACAGCAACCAGTATGGCTGTAGCAGCTATTGCAGTCTACGAGTGGCCAGAAAGTTGGCCAGACTTGCTGCTGTTCCTCCTAAAGTTGATTGGTGATCAAACTAGCATGAATGAAG GAGTTGAGAAGGAAAGAGGATGCAATAGCACGAG GTGA
- the LOC107910677 gene encoding uncharacterized protein isoform X2 → MDLEIENRIAAILLKEATELKRQAGNEGVHVYLQQPKVREERYSAPSVARSSLFKTLSIEKAVIRGLLLSTLDDPNRKLCTATSMAVAAIAVYEWPESWPDLLLFLLKLIGDQTSMNEGVEKERGCNSTR, encoded by the exons ATGGATTtggaaattgaaaatagaatAGCAGCTATTCTCTTAAAAGAGGCAACCGAATTGAAACGGCAAGCGGGCAACGAAGGTGTTCATGTTTATCTTCAGCAGCCAAAAGTAAGAG AAGAAAGGTATTCAGCTCCTTCTGTTGCAAGGTCTTCCTTGTTTAAAACTCTGTCAATTGAAAAG GCAGTTATCCGCGGACTACTTTTATCAACTTTGGATGATCCTAATAGAAAACTTTGCACAGCAACCAGTATGGCTGTAGCAGCTATTGCAGTCTACGAGTGGCCAGAAAGTTGGCCAGACTTGCTGCTGTTCCTCCTAAAGTTGATTGGTGATCAAACTAGCATGAATGAAG GAGTTGAGAAGGAAAGAGGATGCAATAGCACGAG GTGA